In Pseudoduganella albidiflava, a single window of DNA contains:
- a CDS encoding LysR family transcriptional regulator, which yields MDNLTAVRTFLRVVETGSFARAADTLQLPRNTVTKLVQQLEAHLRIKLLNRTTRRVSPTSDGTAYYERMVRLVEEWDEVEDELARARSHPRGRLRVDMGTTIASLLLIPSLAAFHARYPDVQVDIGASDRPVDLVGERVDCVIRAGTVTDPSLIARQLGSLPQVACASPAYLEAHGMPAHPADLEQDHTMIRYVYAGSNRAQQVVLARGDETVEVKGRHFVSVNESGALLSAALAGLGIMYAPAFISGRHVDSGALVPVLEGWRGPDVPICIVYPANRHLSARVRVFVDWMIDLFRDSPYTLPPGPPRG from the coding sequence ATGGATAACCTCACTGCCGTCCGCACCTTCCTGCGCGTGGTGGAAACGGGCAGCTTCGCCCGCGCCGCCGATACGCTGCAACTGCCGCGCAACACCGTCACCAAGCTGGTTCAGCAGCTCGAGGCGCACCTGCGCATCAAGCTGCTGAACCGCACCACGCGGCGTGTCTCGCCCACCAGCGACGGCACGGCGTACTACGAGCGCATGGTGCGCCTGGTGGAGGAATGGGACGAGGTGGAAGACGAGCTGGCGCGCGCCCGCAGCCATCCGCGCGGACGCCTGCGGGTGGACATGGGCACCACCATCGCCTCGCTGCTGCTGATTCCCTCGCTGGCCGCGTTCCATGCCCGCTACCCGGACGTGCAGGTCGACATCGGCGCCAGCGACCGGCCGGTGGACCTGGTGGGCGAACGGGTCGATTGCGTGATCCGCGCCGGCACCGTCACCGATCCTTCGCTGATCGCGCGCCAGCTGGGCAGCCTGCCGCAGGTGGCCTGCGCCAGCCCGGCCTACCTGGAAGCGCACGGCATGCCCGCCCACCCCGCCGACCTGGAACAGGACCATACGATGATCCGCTACGTGTACGCCGGCTCGAATCGCGCGCAGCAGGTCGTGCTGGCGCGCGGCGATGAAACGGTGGAGGTGAAGGGGCGCCACTTCGTGTCGGTCAACGAGAGCGGCGCGCTGCTGTCGGCCGCGCTGGCCGGCCTGGGCATCATGTACGCGCCCGCCTTCATCTCCGGCCGCCACGTCGACAGCGGCGCGCTGGTGCCCGTGCTGGAAGGCTGGCGCGGGCCGGACGTGCCGATCTGCATCGTCTACCCGGCCAACCGGCACCTGAGCGCGCGGGTGCGCGTGTTCGTCGACTGGATGATCGACCTGTTCCGCGACAGCCCGTACACGCTGCCGCCCGGGCCACCGCGCGGCTGA
- a CDS encoding aldo/keto reductase: MKYRTIANLRVSALGLGCMGMSEFYGATDEAQSLRTLEAAHDAGVTLFDTAESYGNGDNERLLGRFLAGRRAGVRVATKFGIVREAGKYERRIDNSPAYIRQAVEGSLARLGTDTIDLYYVHRIDPGAALEETIGTLAGLVDAGKVRAIGLCEVTPATLRRAAAVHPIAAVQSEYSLWTRDPEDGLLAACAELGAAFCAYSPLGRGFLTGKFDTATPLAPDDFRSFNPRFTGDNLRANLKIADTVRRLAADKGCTPAQLALAWLLAQGEHVIPIPGTKREAYLRENLGAVDVALTPAEVAAIGAALPRGIAAGQRYSEEGMKGLNA, encoded by the coding sequence ATGAAATACCGCACCATCGCAAACCTGCGCGTGTCCGCGCTGGGCCTGGGCTGCATGGGCATGTCCGAGTTCTATGGCGCCACCGACGAGGCGCAATCGCTGCGCACGCTGGAAGCGGCGCATGACGCCGGCGTCACGCTGTTCGACACGGCCGAATCGTACGGCAACGGCGACAACGAGCGCCTGCTGGGCCGCTTCCTGGCCGGCCGGCGCGCCGGCGTGCGGGTGGCCACCAAGTTCGGCATCGTGCGCGAGGCGGGCAAGTACGAACGGCGCATCGACAACTCGCCGGCCTATATCCGCCAGGCTGTGGAGGGCTCGCTGGCGCGGCTGGGCACCGACACGATCGACCTGTATTACGTGCACCGCATCGATCCGGGCGCCGCGCTGGAGGAGACCATCGGTACACTGGCCGGCCTGGTGGACGCGGGCAAGGTGCGCGCCATCGGCCTGTGCGAAGTGACACCGGCCACGCTGCGCCGCGCGGCCGCCGTGCACCCGATCGCCGCCGTGCAGAGCGAGTATTCGCTGTGGACGCGCGATCCCGAGGATGGCCTGCTGGCCGCGTGCGCGGAGCTGGGCGCGGCGTTCTGCGCCTACAGCCCGCTGGGCCGCGGCTTCCTGACCGGGAAGTTCGACACGGCCACGCCGCTGGCGCCGGACGACTTCCGCAGCTTCAATCCGCGCTTCACGGGCGACAACCTGCGGGCCAACCTGAAGATCGCCGACACGGTGCGCCGGCTCGCGGCGGACAAGGGCTGCACGCCGGCCCAGCTGGCACTGGCCTGGCTGCTGGCGCAGGGCGAACACGTGATCCCGATTCCCGGCACCAAGCGCGAGGCTTACCTGCGCGAGAACCTGGGCGCCGTCGACGTGGCGTTGACGCCGGCGGAGGTGGCGGCGATCGGCGCCGCGCTGCCGCGGGGGATCGCGGCGGGCCAGCGCTACAGCGAGGAAGGCATGAAGGGCCTGAACGCCTGA
- a CDS encoding helix-turn-helix domain-containing protein: MSKSTKPDAASPANPAGELGKSLRELRKQRGMTLSEASERAGLPVSTLSKIENNRMSVSYDKMLRISRALGVDIGQLFSPEPSVAPPAGPAPSGRRSITRAGSGYAIETPNYAHLYPAADLLNKRIVPIIAEIRARTLKEFGELIRHPGEEYAYVLEGTVELHTELYAPVRLAQGDSIYFDSGMGHAYLAVGEGACKVLSICSGDAEHLIESRPDIL; encoded by the coding sequence ATGAGCAAGAGTACGAAACCGGACGCCGCCAGCCCCGCCAACCCGGCCGGCGAGCTCGGCAAATCGCTGCGCGAACTGCGCAAGCAGCGCGGCATGACGCTGAGCGAGGCCAGCGAACGCGCCGGCCTGCCGGTATCCACGCTGTCCAAGATCGAGAACAACCGCATGTCCGTCAGCTACGACAAGATGCTGCGCATCTCGCGCGCGCTCGGCGTGGACATCGGCCAGCTGTTCTCCCCCGAGCCGTCGGTCGCGCCGCCGGCCGGACCCGCGCCCAGCGGGCGGCGCAGCATCACCCGCGCCGGCAGCGGCTATGCCATCGAAACCCCGAACTATGCCCACCTGTATCCCGCGGCGGACCTGCTGAACAAGCGCATCGTGCCCATCATCGCCGAGATCCGCGCCCGCACGCTGAAGGAGTTCGGCGAACTGATCCGCCATCCCGGCGAGGAATACGCCTATGTCCTCGAAGGCACCGTGGAGCTGCACACGGAACTGTACGCGCCCGTGCGGCTGGCGCAGGGCGACTCGATCTACTTCGACAGCGGCATGGGTCACGCCTACCTGGCCGTGGGAGAAGGCGCCTGCAAGGTGCTGTCGATCTGCTCGGGCGATGCCGAGCACCTCATCGAATCCCGCCCCGACATCCTCTAG